A region from the Acidiferrobacter sp. SPIII_3 genome encodes:
- a CDS encoding HIT family protein: MIDACCPLCDLDEKSGLWANKDCLVVSAQAAGVGTICRVVWRNHVREMSDLGPTERCAFMDTVFAVEAAMRRHGRPVKMNLASLGNLVPHLHWHVIPRYEDDAYFPDAIWAAARRPGAEHLLSDELLRGALCEVLGQPPKSRL; this comes from the coding sequence ATGATCGATGCCTGCTGTCCGCTCTGCGACCTCGACGAAAAGAGTGGGTTGTGGGCGAATAAGGACTGCCTCGTGGTCTCGGCCCAGGCCGCAGGGGTCGGGACAATCTGTCGGGTGGTGTGGCGGAATCACGTCCGCGAGATGAGCGACCTCGGCCCAACGGAACGTTGCGCGTTCATGGACACCGTATTCGCCGTCGAGGCGGCCATGAGGCGGCATGGGCGGCCCGTGAAGATGAACCTGGCGTCGCTTGGAAACCTCGTGCCCCACCTGCACTGGCATGTCATCCCGCGCTATGAGGATGACGCCTACTTTCCGGACGCCATATGGGCCGCGGCGCGCCGCCCCGGGGCGGAACACCTCCTGAGCGATGAACTGTTGCGGGGGGCGCTTTGCGAGGTCCTCGGGCAACCCCCGAAATCCCGCCTATAA
- a CDS encoding cytochrome c oxidase subunit 3 — protein sequence MSAVGRAQAPELWDRKDVHHDKIGAHTLGFWLYILSDSMMYATLFSACLVLGHRMNAAGGPMGASVLHPLTAYWETLLILASVLALGLAMGALKRGRKGALLAWMAVAFVLGAGFAALSVHATLDLIAKGITPERSGYLSADFALILYHAIHIGLGLIWFPVMMVQVAMFGFHPNVVYRLLNLKLFWFFQGFMWVLVFSFTYLRGILI from the coding sequence ATGAGCGCCGTAGGTCGCGCGCAGGCCCCGGAGCTCTGGGATCGCAAGGACGTCCATCATGACAAGATAGGGGCCCACACCCTCGGATTTTGGCTCTATATTCTGAGCGATTCCATGATGTACGCCACGCTCTTTAGCGCCTGCCTCGTTCTTGGGCATCGCATGAACGCCGCCGGCGGCCCCATGGGGGCCTCGGTGCTCCATCCGCTGACCGCCTACTGGGAGACCTTGCTGATCCTGGCGAGCGTGCTGGCCTTGGGCCTTGCCATGGGCGCCTTGAAGCGCGGACGCAAGGGCGCGCTGCTCGCGTGGATGGCGGTGGCCTTCGTGCTCGGCGCGGGCTTCGCCGCCCTGAGCGTGCATGCCACACTCGACCTTATAGCAAAGGGCATAACGCCGGAGCGGAGCGGTTATCTGTCGGCCGATTTCGCGCTCATCCTCTATCACGCCATTCATATCGGGCTGGGGCTCATCTGGTTTCCCGTCATGATGGTCCAGGTCGCGATGTTCGGTTTCCATCCCAACGTCGTCTATCGCCTCTTGAACCTGAAACTCTTCTGGTTTTTCCAGGGCTTCATGTGGGTATTGGTGTTCAGCTTCACCTATCTGCGGGGGATACTGATATGA
- a CDS encoding intermembrane transport protein PqiB produces MTDGGGDRHPHEAHFRPGRWPGLVWAVPIGALLVVAWIGIRAFVHNGPEVHVTFPLVGGIKTQHTKVKYRGAVVGHVSEVRIYPIRDQMKVDIRFNSDMEGYLARDTKFWIVGNSFQATSLSSLKTVITGPYIDIDPVKGKTWHKFVGAAKPPILKHRHQGETFVLLTRHLGNIARGSKVYYRHMKVGAVLGYRLPKRRGRFHVYIFVRAPYQQLVQTTTKFWDASALHVALGGSGPGIELQSLPALISGAVAFMTPAQGHGVRSGTRFTLYKSQGDARDAPSPIAVRYQLTLSGGPHGLKRWAPVTLEGARVGSVTAVHMVYDGRRGRLMTHVRVALDPRLLGLTSARRAHAPLRGQVDAMLRTLIAHGLRAERARSTPLIGAPGIVLSRVPGAKPATLEAGHPPTIPAVAAGSITDITRQVSAILVKIRALPLSAIAGNIRTATSRIAALSRSQKTKKALEDLDKTLANIHAISKSAHHDLPTILKRVRKAAHAAQKAVAGLQGIMGEGLANPGPDTSSLPAALRQVSEAARSLRTLADYLDEHPNALIVGKGG; encoded by the coding sequence GTGACTGACGGGGGCGGCGACAGACATCCCCACGAGGCGCACTTCCGTCCCGGCCGCTGGCCCGGGCTTGTATGGGCGGTCCCCATCGGCGCCCTGCTGGTGGTGGCATGGATCGGCATCAGGGCGTTCGTCCATAACGGGCCCGAGGTCCATGTGACGTTTCCCCTGGTGGGCGGCATCAAGACGCAGCACACCAAGGTCAAGTATCGCGGGGCGGTCGTAGGTCACGTCAGCGAAGTCCGCATTTACCCCATCCGCGACCAGATGAAGGTCGACATCCGGTTCAATTCCGACATGGAGGGCTATCTCGCGCGCGACACCAAGTTCTGGATCGTGGGCAATTCCTTTCAGGCAACGAGCCTTTCGTCCCTGAAGACCGTCATAACCGGACCCTACATCGACATCGACCCGGTGAAGGGCAAGACCTGGCATAAGTTCGTGGGGGCCGCCAAGCCCCCGATCTTGAAGCATCGGCACCAGGGCGAGACCTTCGTGCTGCTGACAAGGCACCTCGGGAACATCGCGCGGGGCTCCAAGGTGTACTACAGGCACATGAAGGTAGGCGCGGTACTCGGCTACCGGTTACCGAAGAGGAGGGGGAGGTTTCATGTCTACATCTTTGTCCGGGCGCCCTATCAGCAACTCGTACAGACCACGACCAAGTTCTGGGATGCGAGCGCCCTGCATGTCGCGCTTGGGGGAAGCGGCCCGGGCATCGAGCTGCAATCGCTGCCGGCGCTGATATCGGGCGCGGTGGCGTTCATGACCCCCGCGCAGGGTCACGGGGTACGAAGCGGCACACGCTTTACGCTCTATAAGAGCCAGGGAGACGCCCGCGACGCCCCGTCGCCGATCGCGGTACGCTATCAGCTGACCTTGTCGGGTGGCCCGCATGGGCTCAAGCGCTGGGCGCCGGTCACACTCGAGGGGGCGCGCGTGGGCTCGGTGACGGCGGTACATATGGTCTACGACGGACGACGCGGACGGCTAATGACGCACGTACGGGTTGCCCTAGACCCGCGACTCCTTGGTCTCACCTCTGCGCGCCGCGCGCACGCGCCACTCCGCGGACAGGTGGATGCCATGCTGCGGACCCTGATCGCCCATGGCCTGCGCGCCGAGCGCGCCCGGAGCACGCCGCTCATCGGCGCCCCCGGTATCGTCCTGAGCCGGGTCCCTGGGGCCAAGCCCGCCACCCTCGAGGCCGGCCATCCTCCCACCATCCCGGCGGTGGCGGCGGGCAGCATCACGGACATCACCCGCCAAGTCAGCGCGATCCTGGTAAAGATCCGGGCCCTGCCACTGTCCGCCATCGCCGGGAACATACGCACGGCGACCAGCCGTATCGCGGCGCTAAGCCGTTCGCAGAAGACCAAAAAGGCCCTCGAAGATCTCGACAAGACGCTGGCCAACATCCACGCCATAAGCAAGAGCGCCCATCACGACCTGCCGACCATCTTGAAGCGGGTGCGCAAAGCCGCGCACGCCGCGCAGAAGGCCGTGGCAGGCCTGCAGGGAATCATGGGTGAAGGCCTCGCGAACCCCGGCCCTGACACCAGTTCGCTTCCCGCCGCATTACGGCAGGTGAGCGAGGCGGCGCGCTCGCTACGCACCCTGGCCGATTATCTGGATGAGCATCCGAATGCGCTGATCGTGGGGAAGGGCGGATGA
- a CDS encoding COX aromatic rich motif-containing protein → MAATEFHYTLIDFAIMMLIVGPLLVATAIILMKYRKGRQARYDPHFKRSPILEVLMWSVPIVTVGVLTYFSYQAVFLADPYNPTAIPRYLAGHDKPAPTAGRSSHFAPYPGPKGTVQRGPELQVDVITTDWQWVFIYPRRGLATVDRLVVPVNTPVHFRLTSTTVVNDFFIPQLVGEIDIMPGMRTKLAMIAARTGYYRGYSANFSGGGFSWMGFATMVVSPEAFRAWAHKVAQAPAHLTYAAFNKIAKPTINLVEKPMYFSHPQKRLFDHVIHRILMGRVYRTPLRMTENMSKPLIIKVIH, encoded by the coding sequence GTGGCGGCCACCGAGTTTCATTACACGCTCATCGATTTTGCGATCATGATGCTGATCGTAGGGCCGCTGCTCGTGGCCACCGCCATCATCCTCATGAAGTACCGAAAGGGGCGCCAGGCGCGCTACGACCCACACTTCAAGAGATCCCCGATCCTGGAAGTGCTCATGTGGAGTGTTCCCATAGTTACCGTGGGAGTCCTTACGTATTTCTCGTATCAGGCGGTGTTTCTCGCCGACCCCTACAATCCGACCGCTATCCCCCGCTATCTTGCCGGGCACGACAAGCCCGCGCCCACCGCCGGTCGCTCCAGCCATTTCGCCCCCTATCCGGGACCCAAGGGAACGGTGCAGCGCGGACCGGAGCTGCAAGTCGACGTCATAACCACCGACTGGCAATGGGTATTCATCTACCCGCGCCGCGGGCTTGCCACTGTCGACCGCCTCGTCGTTCCGGTCAACACCCCCGTCCATTTCCGTCTGACGTCCACCACCGTGGTCAATGACTTCTTCATCCCGCAACTCGTGGGCGAGATCGATATCATGCCGGGCATGCGCACCAAGCTCGCGATGATCGCCGCCCGCACCGGCTACTATCGCGGCTACTCAGCCAACTTCAGCGGCGGCGGCTTTTCCTGGATGGGCTTTGCCACCATGGTGGTATCGCCCGAGGCCTTTCGCGCCTGGGCCCACAAAGTGGCCCAGGCCCCCGCGCACCTGACCTACGCCGCATTCAACAAGATTGCCAAGCCCACGATCAATCTTGTGGAAAAGCCGATGTACTTCTCGCACCCCCAAAAACGTCTCTTCGACCACGTGATTCACCGGATCCTCATGGGCCGCGTCTACAGGACGCCGCTGCGCATGACCGAAAACATGTCAAAGCCGCTTATCATCAAGGTCATCCACTGA
- a CDS encoding paraquat-inducible protein A: protein MQIGTWFRGSRDAVVNPPRGAVACPDCGAIQTLKAFSTHGFLHCYRCGTPLERMRGRSLDAALACALTTFILLWPANILTLLSVTIVGAHRSSVLASGIAVLWHQDWPVTAIVVAMEIVILPFVRYGGLAVILALLRAGVRGPAVGRALRWIETIDQWAMPDVFLFGGFIGYSRIAPFLPTHIGAGAYCLVAASLFAMATRAAFERRATWRLIGPSAARPEPGMVGCQHCDAALPGRYDGADCPRCGGAVFRSRPATVARSLAFTVAGLIFYPIAYLYPMEANDRLDSLHPYSIMTGVMKLVDAHFLFFAGVVFVASIVVPFLKLFALAWFAISIHTRSQRHLRLKTRLYRLIVVIGRWSHIDVFTVVVFLPLMHLRGFLAVSVGWALPAFLAVVVLTMIATDLFDPRAMWQATGAASD from the coding sequence GTGCAGATCGGCACTTGGTTCAGGGGGTCACGGGACGCCGTCGTCAATCCCCCGCGCGGCGCTGTCGCGTGTCCCGACTGCGGCGCCATCCAGACGCTGAAGGCGTTCAGCACCCACGGGTTTCTCCACTGCTACCGCTGCGGGACCCCGCTCGAACGCATGCGCGGGCGCTCGCTGGACGCGGCGCTGGCCTGCGCGCTTACGACCTTCATCCTGCTATGGCCGGCCAATATCCTTACGCTGCTCTCGGTCACGATCGTGGGGGCGCACAGGAGCAGCGTGCTCGCCTCGGGCATCGCCGTCTTGTGGCACCAGGATTGGCCGGTGACGGCCATCGTTGTGGCCATGGAAATCGTGATCCTGCCTTTTGTGCGCTATGGCGGGCTCGCGGTGATCCTCGCGCTTTTGCGCGCGGGCGTGCGAGGACCGGCGGTGGGACGGGCGCTACGCTGGATCGAGACGATCGACCAGTGGGCGATGCCGGATGTCTTTCTGTTCGGAGGGTTCATCGGCTACAGTCGCATCGCGCCGTTTCTGCCGACCCACATCGGCGCCGGGGCCTACTGCCTGGTGGCCGCCTCGCTGTTTGCCATGGCCACGCGCGCGGCCTTCGAACGGCGCGCGACTTGGCGCCTGATCGGCCCGAGCGCGGCCCGGCCGGAGCCTGGGATGGTGGGGTGCCAACACTGCGATGCGGCCCTGCCGGGGCGTTATGACGGGGCGGACTGTCCACGCTGCGGGGGGGCGGTGTTTCGCAGCCGGCCGGCCACGGTGGCCCGTTCCCTGGCCTTTACCGTAGCCGGACTCATCTTCTACCCAATTGCCTACCTCTACCCCATGGAGGCCAATGACCGGCTCGACAGCCTGCATCCCTATTCCATCATGACCGGCGTCATGAAGCTCGTCGACGCCCACTTCCTGTTCTTCGCCGGTGTCGTATTCGTGGCGAGCATCGTGGTCCCGTTTTTGAAGTTGTTCGCGCTGGCGTGGTTTGCGATCTCCATCCATACCCGCTCGCAGAGACACCTGCGGCTGAAGACGCGCCTCTATCGCCTGATCGTCGTGATCGGGCGATGGTCCCACATCGACGTATTCACGGTGGTGGTATTTCTGCCGCTCATGCACCTGCGGGGTTTTCTGGCAGTGAGCGTGGGGTGGGCCTTGCCGGCGTTTCTGGCGGTGGTGGTCTTGACCATGATCGCGACCGACCTGTTTGATCCGCGCGCGATGTGGCAGGCGACGGGGGCGGCGAGTGACTGA
- a CDS encoding glycerophosphodiester phosphodiesterase family protein has translation MLELVAHRGYARRFPENTLAALEGAVAAGARYVEVDVQLTADAVPVLFHDRDCRRLWGLPGAIDDYDLAQTAAFALAWPEGCGDARAPVPLARVADLARFLAAHPAVTAFVEIKREAVQRFGATPVVQAVHGLLGPVLAQTVLISFSRQALVAARALWPTIGLVTRRYRDFRARGTAALAPEYHFCDARGLPRRGPLGHPGTTLVVYEIDDAQEARALEARGVRFIETFAVAELAMALKDAGA, from the coding sequence ATGCTCGAACTGGTCGCCCACCGTGGCTATGCCCGACGCTTTCCTGAAAACACCCTCGCGGCCCTCGAGGGCGCGGTCGCCGCAGGGGCCCGCTATGTCGAGGTCGACGTGCAGTTGACCGCCGACGCCGTGCCGGTCCTGTTTCATGATCGTGACTGCCGGCGCCTGTGGGGCCTGCCGGGTGCCATCGATGACTACGATCTGGCGCAGACCGCGGCCTTCGCCCTGGCGTGGCCCGAGGGGTGCGGGGATGCGCGCGCGCCGGTCCCCCTGGCGCGGGTCGCCGATCTCGCCCGGTTTCTCGCCGCCCACCCGGCGGTCACGGCCTTTGTCGAGATCAAGCGCGAGGCCGTCCAGCGCTTCGGGGCGACGCCCGTGGTCCAGGCGGTGCATGGGCTTCTAGGGCCGGTGCTCGCCCAGACTGTACTTATCTCGTTTTCCCGACAGGCGCTCGTGGCCGCCCGTGCGCTGTGGCCTACGATCGGTCTTGTCACTAGGCGCTACCGCGACTTTCGCGCGCGCGGCACGGCGGCACTCGCGCCCGAGTATCACTTCTGTGACGCGCGCGGCCTGCCGCGGCGTGGGCCGCTCGGCCACCCGGGCACGACCCTCGTGGTCTACGAGATCGACGATGCCCAAGAGGCCCGCGCCCTGGAGGCGCGCGGCGTGCGCTTTATCGAGACCTTCGCCGTCGCGGAGCTTGCCATGGCTTTAAAGGATGCCGGTGCGTGA
- a CDS encoding cbb3-type cytochrome c oxidase subunit I, whose product MFVHLQGSWNPIYGRLSLHEIPFKTQIIQGAFFFVILAGLAVIIPITYYRKWRYLWEEWLTSLDHKKIGVMYIVLGLVMLFRGFIDAVMIRTQQVMAIGPHSTGYLGALHGYLPPYHFDQIYSSHGTIMILFAITPILTGLMTIMVPLQIGARDMAFPYLNALTFYLTAAGAALVMISLFVGDFSHAGWVGLMPLTELPYSPDVGTDYWLWAVELSGLGSTLSSANFIATIIKMRAPGMGWNEVPIFSWTALSASVIGISAFPVLASALLMLALDRNLGTHFFTASFGGDLMMYTDFFWIWGHPEVYFVVLPAFGIISEVVPTFAEKALFGYTSMAVAALAIAGLSWMVWLHHFFTMGAGPGVNLFYGAATMMVGVPTGVKAFNWALTLYRGRLRFDTAMLWCLGAYVLLLVGGLSGIMLAMPAIDYSVHNSTFLIAHFHSFMLLITFAAISGYLFWFPKVFGFHLDENTGRKAFWFFSAGTLTVFGSLYALGFMGMTRRLDYIPFVQWRPPLIAAEVGIFFYCVAAYYLLKQLYVGLRDRRKNRAGADPWATTRSLEWLTWSPIPAYNYPVLPVIHGRDEWAWRREHGLADRVPDHYFDIVMPKNTPVPLILGALSFALGFGLVWRIWWLCAATLFAIMAVVIARSFNNDTEHTLPASLVARLEGGEGGRADAPGSENPYPSPMPVPFFARMPMSGVRRPASWKPARPVRPGGLSPAPSDRGARP is encoded by the coding sequence ATGTTCGTCCACCTCCAGGGCTCCTGGAACCCGATCTACGGCCGGCTCTCGCTGCATGAGATCCCGTTTAAGACCCAGATCATCCAGGGCGCATTCTTTTTTGTCATCCTGGCCGGTCTGGCGGTGATCATACCGATCACCTACTACCGCAAGTGGCGATATCTCTGGGAAGAGTGGCTGACGAGCCTGGATCACAAAAAGATCGGGGTCATGTATATCGTCCTCGGCCTCGTCATGCTGTTCCGGGGTTTCATAGACGCGGTGATGATACGCACCCAGCAGGTCATGGCCATAGGCCCGCACTCGACCGGCTATCTTGGCGCCCTGCACGGATATTTGCCGCCCTATCATTTCGATCAGATCTACAGCTCGCACGGCACGATCATGATCCTGTTTGCGATCACGCCCATACTCACGGGGCTTATGACGATCATGGTGCCGTTGCAGATCGGTGCCCGTGACATGGCCTTCCCCTATCTCAATGCCCTCACCTTTTATCTGACCGCCGCGGGCGCCGCCCTGGTCATGATCTCGCTCTTCGTGGGCGATTTTTCGCACGCCGGATGGGTGGGCCTCATGCCGCTCACCGAGCTCCCGTACAGTCCCGACGTCGGGACCGATTACTGGTTATGGGCAGTAGAGCTCTCCGGTCTTGGCAGTACACTGAGCTCGGCCAACTTCATCGCCACGATCATCAAGATGCGCGCCCCTGGCATGGGCTGGAATGAAGTGCCGATCTTCAGCTGGACTGCCTTGAGCGCGAGCGTCATCGGCATCAGCGCCTTTCCGGTCCTGGCCTCCGCGCTCCTCATGCTGGCGCTCGATCGCAACCTCGGGACGCATTTCTTCACGGCGTCTTTTGGGGGAGATCTCATGATGTACACGGACTTCTTCTGGATCTGGGGCCATCCGGAGGTCTACTTCGTGGTGCTGCCGGCCTTTGGGATCATCTCCGAGGTGGTCCCGACCTTCGCCGAGAAGGCGCTGTTCGGCTATACATCCATGGCGGTTGCGGCGCTCGCCATAGCCGGTCTTTCGTGGATGGTCTGGCTGCACCATTTCTTCACGATGGGGGCGGGTCCGGGCGTCAATCTCTTCTATGGTGCGGCGACCATGATGGTGGGCGTGCCCACCGGGGTCAAGGCCTTCAATTGGGCCCTTACCCTCTATCGCGGCCGATTGCGTTTCGATACCGCGATGCTCTGGTGCCTGGGCGCCTACGTCCTGCTGCTCGTAGGCGGGCTTTCCGGGATCATGCTGGCCATGCCGGCCATAGACTATTCGGTCCATAACAGCACCTTTCTGATCGCCCACTTCCACTCGTTCATGTTGCTCATCACGTTCGCGGCCATATCCGGCTACCTGTTCTGGTTTCCCAAGGTCTTCGGGTTCCATCTCGATGAAAATACCGGGCGCAAGGCCTTCTGGTTCTTCTCCGCCGGCACCCTCACGGTCTTCGGGTCGTTGTACGCCCTGGGCTTCATGGGCATGACGCGCCGCCTCGACTACATCCCCTTCGTCCAGTGGCGGCCACCCCTGATTGCCGCCGAGGTCGGCATCTTCTTTTATTGCGTCGCCGCCTACTATCTCTTGAAGCAACTCTATGTCGGCCTGCGCGATCGCAGGAAGAACCGCGCCGGCGCCGACCCGTGGGCGACGACGCGCAGCCTGGAATGGCTGACGTGGTCCCCCATCCCGGCCTACAACTACCCGGTCCTGCCCGTGATTCACGGGCGTGACGAATGGGCGTGGCGGCGCGAGCACGGCCTCGCGGACCGTGTTCCGGATCATTATTTCGACATCGTCATGCCCAAGAACACCCCCGTGCCCCTGATCCTTGGGGCGCTCAGCTTCGCGCTGGGCTTCGGGCTCGTGTGGCGTATCTGGTGGCTGTGTGCCGCAACCCTGTTTGCCATCATGGCGGTCGTGATCGCGCGGTCATTCAACAACGACACGGAGCATACGCTGCCGGCATCGCTGGTCGCCCGGCTCGAGGGGGGCGAAGGCGGACGAGCGGACGCACCGGGCTCCGAGAACCCCTATCCGAGCCCCATGCCGGTGCCATTTTTTGCGAGGATGCCGATGTCCGGCGTGCGCCGCCCGGCATCCTGGAAGCCGGCCCGGCCCGTGCGTCCAGGTGGATTATCACCCGCCCCGTCCGATAGGGGCGCGCGCCCATGA
- a CDS encoding glycerol-3-phosphate dehydrogenase/oxidase: protein MNARYEVVIVGGGIHGAGVAQAAAVRGYRALLLEQHTLAAGTSSRSSKLIHGGLRYLESGDIRLVHESLREREILLGIAPGLVERRAFHIPIYRTSRRGAQHVHMGLLLYRLLARGGAGGFARIPSRDWGSLDGLETAGLKAVFRYMDAQTDDIALTHAVARSAEAFGAEIRTGARFIGAERAGAGYECRYVHDGVVSSCHTDVLVNAAGPWAAQTLSRILPGPPRLPHDLVAGTHIITDGSLTQGCYYIEAPADHRAVFVLPWRGRILTGTTERLYIGDPALVAPTPGEIAYLQEALAAYFPGLSTEVVDSFAGLRVLPKTESGLSARSRETVLLADAPVPRLISIFGGKLTGYRHTAERVMDRFKAVLPERVAQADTRRLALPVD from the coding sequence GTGAACGCCCGCTATGAGGTGGTGATCGTCGGGGGCGGCATACATGGCGCAGGTGTCGCGCAGGCGGCCGCCGTGCGCGGCTATCGTGCCCTGCTCCTGGAGCAACACACGCTCGCGGCCGGGACATCGAGCCGGTCCTCGAAGCTCATTCATGGGGGATTGCGCTATCTCGAGTCCGGCGATATCCGGCTCGTGCACGAATCGCTGCGCGAACGCGAGATCCTGCTCGGCATCGCCCCCGGGCTCGTCGAGCGCAGGGCCTTCCATATCCCCATCTACCGCACCTCGCGGCGCGGCGCGCAACATGTCCACATGGGCCTTTTGCTCTATCGTCTGCTTGCGCGCGGCGGGGCCGGGGGATTTGCGCGCATCCCGTCCCGCGACTGGGGTTCCCTGGACGGGCTCGAGACCGCGGGGCTCAAGGCGGTGTTTCGGTATATGGACGCGCAGACCGATGACATCGCCCTGACCCATGCCGTGGCGCGATCGGCCGAGGCCTTCGGGGCCGAGATCCGTACCGGCGCGCGCTTCATAGGCGCGGAGCGCGCCGGGGCCGGCTATGAGTGTCGCTATGTCCATGATGGTGTCGTGAGCTCGTGTCACACCGACGTGCTCGTCAATGCCGCCGGCCCATGGGCGGCGCAGACCTTGAGTCGTATCCTGCCCGGGCCTCCGCGGTTGCCGCACGACCTGGTCGCTGGCACGCACATCATCACCGATGGCTCCCTGACCCAGGGGTGCTACTACATCGAGGCGCCCGCCGACCATCGCGCGGTGTTCGTGTTGCCCTGGCGTGGGCGGATATTGACGGGCACGACCGAGCGGCTTTATATCGGCGACCCGGCGCTCGTGGCGCCCACCCCCGGTGAGATCGCCTACCTGCAGGAGGCCCTGGCGGCGTATTTTCCGGGGTTGTCCACGGAGGTCGTGGACAGTTTTGCGGGCCTGCGGGTGTTGCCCAAGACGGAAAGCGGCCTTAGCGCGCGCTCGCGCGAGACGGTGCTGCTCGCCGATGCCCCCGTGCCCCGCCTCATCAGCATCTTCGGCGGCAAGCTCACCGGTTATCGCCACACCGCGGAGCGCGTCATGGATCGCTTCAAGGCGGTCCTGCCGGAACGTGTCGCGCAGGCCGATACCCGCCGCCTCGCGCTACCCGTCGACTGA
- a CDS encoding FGGY family carbohydrate kinase → MQEPLYLTLDQGGQSTRAVLFDPSGTAVARGRVAVGQSCPDATAVEQDAEELAESLQAAIAQVLGAVGTEARLRIAAAGLATQRSSTVCWDTRTGAALSPVLSWQDRRASALMPAYEDRAPLIAKRTGLRLSPHYGAPKMRWCLDHLPAVKAAFKAGHLAMGPLASFLAFRTLTPRALVVDPANAARTLLWGRERQDWDPELLDVFGISWETLPTCMPTCHPFGAVPAGGAFVPLTILTGDQAAALYCEGVPRTDTIYINIGTGAFLQRPLERGPTDPGRLLWSAATRGAGQDLDVLEGTVNGAGAALAWGSEVLAYPGLAGDCDRLLADRDPRPLFLNAVGGLGSPYWRPDAPVRFEGDGTRAAKAAAIIESVVFLMQENIEALCAAAGPCAALVVTGGLAASDGLCQALADVSGVMVHRPAEYEATARGLAFLAAGCPGDWPAGAGSVFHATANEPLRERRERWRALMPASVDG, encoded by the coding sequence GTGCAGGAGCCGCTATACCTCACCCTGGACCAGGGAGGGCAATCGACGCGCGCGGTGCTGTTCGACCCGTCGGGGACCGCCGTGGCGCGCGGCCGCGTCGCGGTCGGGCAGTCGTGCCCGGATGCCACGGCCGTGGAACAAGATGCCGAGGAGCTCGCGGAATCCCTGCAAGCGGCCATAGCGCAGGTGTTGGGGGCCGTGGGGACAGAGGCGCGCCTGCGCATCGCCGCCGCCGGCCTCGCCACGCAACGCTCGAGCACGGTGTGCTGGGATACACGCACCGGGGCGGCCCTGTCGCCGGTATTGAGTTGGCAGGACCGGCGCGCGAGCGCGCTCATGCCCGCCTACGAGGACCGCGCGCCGCTCATCGCGAAACGGACCGGACTGCGGCTATCCCCTCATTACGGCGCGCCCAAGATGCGCTGGTGCTTGGACCATCTGCCGGCGGTCAAGGCGGCGTTCAAGGCCGGGCATCTGGCCATGGGTCCCTTGGCCAGTTTCCTCGCGTTTCGCACCCTGACGCCGCGGGCGCTGGTCGTGGATCCAGCGAATGCCGCGCGCACCCTGCTCTGGGGGCGCGAGCGACAGGATTGGGACCCCGAGCTTCTGGACGTCTTCGGGATCTCGTGGGAGACCCTGCCGACGTGCATGCCGACCTGCCACCCGTTCGGCGCCGTACCCGCGGGCGGGGCCTTCGTACCGCTTACCATTCTCACCGGCGATCAGGCGGCCGCGCTCTATTGCGAGGGCGTGCCGCGAACCGACACCATCTACATCAATATCGGCACGGGGGCGTTCCTTCAGCGCCCCCTTGAACGGGGACCGACTGACCCGGGACGGCTCTTGTGGAGCGCGGCGACGCGCGGCGCGGGACAGGATCTGGATGTGCTCGAGGGGACCGTCAACGGCGCCGGCGCGGCGCTGGCATGGGGCAGCGAGGTGCTCGCCTACCCGGGGCTGGCGGGGGACTGCGACCGCCTCCTGGCGGATCGCGACCCGCGTCCGCTGTTTCTGAACGCGGTGGGCGGGCTCGGCTCCCCCTACTGGCGGCCGGATGCGCCGGTACGCTTCGAGGGCGACGGAACGAGGGCGGCGAAGGCGGCGGCGATCATCGAGAGCGTGGTGTTCCTGATGCAGGAGAACATCGAGGCGCTGTGCGCGGCGGCCGGCCCTTGCGCGGCGCTGGTGGTCACGGGCGGCCTGGCGGCATCCGACGGGCTCTGTCAGGCGCTTGCCGACGTCAGCGGGGTCATGGTCCACCGCCCCGCCGAATACGAGGCCACGGCCCGCGGCCTGGCGTTCCTGGCCGCCGGCTGCCCGGGCGATTGGCCGGCAGGGGCGGGGAGTGTGTTCCACGCGACCGCAAACGAGCCCCTGCGGGAGCGGCGCGAGCGCTGGCGCGCGCTCATGCCGGCGTCAGTCGACGGGTAG